In the genome of Tursiops truncatus isolate mTurTru1 chromosome 21, mTurTru1.mat.Y, whole genome shotgun sequence, one region contains:
- the GPM6A gene encoding neuronal membrane glycoprotein M6-a isoform X3: MARTAGDTLDVFTMIDIFKYVIYGIAAAFFVYGILLMVEGFFTTGAIKDLYGDFKITTCGRCVSAWFIMLTYLFMLAWLGVTAFTSLPVYMYFNLWTICRNTTLVEGANLCLDLRQFGIVTIGEEKKICTVSENFLRMCESTELNMTFHLFIVALAGAGAAVIAMVHYLMVLSANWAYVKDACRMQKYEDIKSKEEQELHDIHSTRSKERLNAYT, encoded by the exons GATTGACATCTTCAAGTATGTGATCTATGGCATTGCAGCTGCATTCTTTGTGTACGGCATTCTGCTGATGGTGGAAGGTTTCTTCACGACTGGGGCCATCAAGGATCTCTATGGGGATTTCAAAATCACCACGTGTGGCAGATGCGTGAGTGCGTGG TTTATTATGCTGACATACCTTTTCATGCTGGCCTGGCTCGGAGTCACGGCGTTCACCTCGCTGCCAGTTTACATGTACTTCAACCTGTGGACCATCTGCCGAAACACCACCTTAGTGGAGGGAGCGAATCTCTGCCTGGACCTTCGTCAGTTTG GGATTGTGACAattggagaggaaaagaaaatttgcaCTGTCTCGGAGAATTTCCTGAGGATGTGTGAATCCACTGAG cTGAACATGACCTTCCACTTGTTCATCGTGGCCCTTGCcggagctggggctgcagtcatcgcTATG GTCCACTACCTTATGGTTCTGTCTGCCAACTGGGCTTATGTGAAAGATGCCTGCCGGATGCAGAAGTATGAGGACATCAAGTCGAAGGAGGAACAGGAACTTCATGACATCCACTCTACTCGCTCCAAAGAGCGGCTCAACGCATACACATAA
- the GPM6A gene encoding neuronal membrane glycoprotein M6-a isoform X1: MARTAGDTLDVFTMIDIFKYVIYGIAAAFFVYGILLMVEGFFTTGAIKDLYGDFKITTCGRCFIMLTYLFMLAWLGVTAFTSLPVYMYFNLWTICRNTTLVEGANLCLDLRQFGIVTIGEEKKICTVSENFLRMCESTELNMTFHLFIVALAGAGAAVIAMVHYLMVLSANWAYVKDACRMQKYEDIKSKEEQELHDIHSTRSKERLNAYT; the protein is encoded by the exons GATTGACATCTTCAAGTATGTGATCTATGGCATTGCAGCTGCATTCTTTGTGTACGGCATTCTGCTGATGGTGGAAGGTTTCTTCACGACTGGGGCCATCAAGGATCTCTATGGGGATTTCAAAATCACCACGTGTGGCAGATGC TTTATTATGCTGACATACCTTTTCATGCTGGCCTGGCTCGGAGTCACGGCGTTCACCTCGCTGCCAGTTTACATGTACTTCAACCTGTGGACCATCTGCCGAAACACCACCTTAGTGGAGGGAGCGAATCTCTGCCTGGACCTTCGTCAGTTTG GGATTGTGACAattggagaggaaaagaaaatttgcaCTGTCTCGGAGAATTTCCTGAGGATGTGTGAATCCACTGAG cTGAACATGACCTTCCACTTGTTCATCGTGGCCCTTGCcggagctggggctgcagtcatcgcTATG GTCCACTACCTTATGGTTCTGTCTGCCAACTGGGCTTATGTGAAAGATGCCTGCCGGATGCAGAAGTATGAGGACATCAAGTCGAAGGAGGAACAGGAACTTCATGACATCCACTCTACTCGCTCCAAAGAGCGGCTCAACGCATACACATAA